CTATCTTAATACCTAGATAATCCTAATTAGGAACGAAAGCTACATGTTTGTGTAACAAATAGCATGTTACGCTCTGAACCCAGCATTTGGATCGGCCATATAATATAGCCACACGTCTTCTAAAGCGAGATCCAAAAGAATATGCAAGGTCTATAAATTTATCATAACCTTGCTATTAGTAGACAACATCAACCTCATTTCATAAGAAGATAAAATAATCCATCATTTATAAGTAATAAGAGTTCTCTAGTTATATATTTCAGTTATTTGACTTCTTCTATTCATCCTCTAACCAGGATCCCAAACTGTAGCCAAGCACTAAGCATCCTATaactttgagaaaaaaaaagtgaaggaGCGGTGTAAGCTTTGCAACCTAGTAAAAATTCTCCATGCACACACATTATAATGCTGGAAAAATAATAAGCTTGTATATCAACAATTTGGTAATTGATTGAATAACTATTAAATGGATCtaatgtatgtgtgtatatatatagcaaaaaaaaaataaaaacaataccAACAATATCATATCTCAGTCTATGGTTGACACACCACATATACCACATTTCATACATGGCCGACCAATCCAGATGCCCTCATTTTTTCCACTCTTATAGTTATACAAAATCCAATGTAATTATGCCACAACTATGATTAAGTATAGTTCATTATCTTTGAATTAACTTTCTATGATTACTAAAATTAAGAATAAATTGATATATTCCAACTAGAATAAGTAACATCACAATTCAAGCAACATCAAATTATCGGCACATGATACATATgtcaatatatataaaatatccaTGGTCATATAGATGATATTACACAGAGATCAAATTATTTATCTTAATTATTAGTATATAATATATGCATGTACAAAATCACTTATAACCATGTAGATAATTGTGTTAAGGGTTTTTACCTCGACCGACCACAAACTCTAACATAGTTACCAACCAATACCTTTATTTAGAAACTATGTGCTTCTATAATGATGGTCATGTCAGGAGCATGGCAACCATGAATTCTTTTTGGGAACAATAAACCACACAATGAACAAGCAACTCCATAATCATAAGATGAtttcaaatatgtcatatgcCATTAAGGTCATGCATTTAGACAAGCATAAAAAAGACAACATTAGTTTTAGCATACAAGATGCAAGAAGACATTAGATTTCAATTGGATAATTTGTGAGTTAGCATTACCAATATAATGTTGCCAATATAATACATTTTGACATTCACATCAAATGCTTGTCCCATGTAGCATTTGCAAACTAAATTTTATCTACAATGTTAAATTTCTTATATTCTTTCTTGTTGCATAAAAACCTAACGTAAATATGTTTTAGCAAGAACTCATCACCATCCATTATCTCCGTGAGCTCGCTCCCTAAGTGTCCGGCGAGGGTAAGCCATAGACCAAACGATCTCAATCATCAACAAAGTGAACTAAATTAATATGCTAAGATTAACTAACTAATTCATCTTGACCATGCCATATCATTGGTTGACATTGTGCAATAGGTAAGGACGATCTTAATTACGGTCTGATCAATGATTTGATCATTAGCTATACTGAAGGTCATAAAGAATCCATGCAGATGTATAGCTGAAGACATGATTCTAGAtggttattttaaaaaaagtaaaatcaCACGTAAGTCTTTTTAGGCCAGAAAAGGAGGTCCAGCCCCACCACCGTTTTCaccttaagggctcgtttggttcgcaggaaaaggaggggggaaagtgtggtcaacgggaaagtaataaaatgcctcttgtttggttggagttttcaaaggagagagatggaaaagttgtattcccatgggaatatgattcccacatttcatggaaaagtctttcccatgagaaacatgggaaagttaatgaggtgggaatcactccttttttattttttcccaaaaagacccttcaacattaaaaaagcattaaagatgcattaaagaactaatttttattaagggcataataggaattatacataattttcctaggaaagtggatggtcaaccaaacataagcactttggaaatttgtcacttttccatggttaaccaaacataccaaaaatactttcctaggtatcctcttcttaGGAATCTGATTTCCAGGAATTATATTCCTATgagaaaaaatactttccgcgaaccaaacgagccctaagagaCAACGGCAAAGCCGCTGCTGCCCTTTGAACCCAAAGTGAAATGCCTAGAAAAAGTGGAAAGAAGCGGGGAAGGGAAGGggtaagaaagagaaaaaaaaaaagcaacacaAAGCCATACGCTTCTCCGCAGCTACTTTTTAATCTGACAGTAGCCGCCCACCAAGGTAGCATAAAATGAATCTGGCCCGTCCTTCAACCTCTTCCATATTTTCTTTCAACGGTCTAGATCCGATTTGTGAAACGCGGCCGTTTGATATTCTGTTCCGTGGCTTAACGTACCAAAGAAAGATACTTTTCCCAGTCTCGAGGAGCAGGACTCCGCCTTCTCTCCCCATCTTGCACTCCAACTGTGGCGAGAGCACCAATGGCGTGAAGAGGAGGCAATATTGGAACCAGAAACCCCTAAAAATATCAAaggtactctctctctctctctctctctcttgtttccaTGGCTTCAGGTCGTGTTGTggttgtcttcttcttccttctctcctttCTCTGCTTCTTTTTCTCCCCTGTTTCGTCTCGAAAGGTCTCGCTGGCACTCTATTACGAGACAATGTGCCCTTACTGCTCCGATTTCATCACCAACAACCTCTCGAAGATCTTCGACAACGGGCTGATATCCATCGTCGATCTCGATCTCGTCCCCTACGGCAATGCCGGGGTTGGATCCAACAACTCCATTACGTGCCAGGTTGCCTccattttcctcttctttttcgcTCATTGGCTTAAGATATATAAATCCTTAAAATATAATGCGTTTTGAGATGTTATTGATATAATGGACTACAGATCGTTGTTGTTAAATTACCTGACAAGTCTTCTTGTGAATGCTGTCCATCTCCCATATGAACACTGACTACTATCAAAAGATAGGGGAGTATATACAAATTTAACAGTGTGTAGATAATTATTGTCATAAGGGCATTTATATCTCCATCCAGTGTGAAAATGGTTGCAACCGAAATGACTACCCAATGCTTGGATGTCTTCAAACAGGATTGCTTGCCAACAATTTGTATATAGCCTACCTTTAGTTGATGATGGCTGAAAATCTAAATGATTGCCACTGATCAAGAGAATGATGTTGTTTCGTgcattttttgttcttttcgtATATACTTAGCCCTTCTTGTTTAACTTTGCAGCATGGCCCGAGCGAATGCCAACTGAATACTGTTGAAGCATGTGCTATCAGTGCATGGCCTGATGTGGTAGGCAAATATACCTGTCTTCACTTTGATGCCTTCTAGATTTGGATTTGTGAATATATCCCAAAAATTTAATTGTGTTCTTGTGTTGTATAAAAGTAGAAGCATATAAATTGTGCAGAATGTGACCACGTAAACTCTAAATGTTATATCTGCTATGTTGACTTCagattacttttattttttatcacagatgctattttttcattcattctgTCTATAATCCACAATATTTGAAAAGGAATGATTATTTGTGGATATTTCCAAGATGGCAATGCATGAAGAGAGTCATTTCTATGTTGAGCAAACATAATCATTTCAATGGAGCAGCCATTGAATTTAAACAATTCATGCTGCAAATCTGTGCTTTCATCAACTATTCAGGTGTCATTAGTCACTTAACTAACAGAGTAGCAGTTTATCTGTTAGTCATATTCTAATTATAACTTTACAGAAACTATGTTTTCTAGAGTGCTAATTGTTGAACATGTAATATATCTTGATCTGCTGCGAAAATATCTTCTTTTGCAGTGGTGAATTATGACAAACATGAATATTATTAACATATGGTTCATATATCTATAAGCTTGTTATTTGGCTAGCAAAAAATGAAAATTTGTCTTTTAGTTACATCAATATTTTGTATGAATTTCTCCTGTATATAATGCAGCAAGAACATTTCGATTTCATTCACTGTATTGAGCACCTTGTCATGGAGCATAGATACGACGAGTGGAAATCTTGTTTCCAACAAACTGGTTTGGATTCAACATCTGTCTTGGACTGCTACAATAGTGGATATGGGGAAGAGGTTGGTTACATACTTCATACAGTTAACTAGATCATTTATTTTTCCATACTAACGAGTTGTAAAAATTGTG
The Phoenix dactylifera cultivar Barhee BC4 chromosome 3, palm_55x_up_171113_PBpolish2nd_filt_p, whole genome shotgun sequence DNA segment above includes these coding regions:
- the LOC103697591 gene encoding gamma-interferon-responsive lysosomal thiol protein, whose translation is MNLARPSTSSIFSFNGLDPICETRPFDILFRGLTYQRKILFPVSRSRTPPSLPILHSNCGESTNGVKRRQYWNQKPLKISKVSLALYYETMCPYCSDFITNNLSKIFDNGLISIVDLDLVPYGNAGVGSNNSITCQHGPSECQLNTVEACAISAWPDVQEHFDFIHCIEHLVMEHRYDEWKSCFQQTGLDSTSVLDCYNSGYGEELELQYAAQTDSLQPPHTYVPWVVVDGKPLYDNYGNFEKYICQAYDGQPPKACEGQALTISQETNSNHGDQVCHVDDMTGSSATRKKHEMKKKKLLI